A stretch of DNA from Carettochelys insculpta isolate YL-2023 chromosome 18, ASM3395843v1, whole genome shotgun sequence:
GCATGCAAATGCCCCTTCACTGTGACCCAGATGTCATGGGTTTGGGTGTGGGGGTCACCTTGGAACTtggcccagacactgagccacTTGTGTTTACTGTCTCTGAAGAAGGGGGATGAGGAGGCTGGCAtatggctctctgtgcctttgcCCTATGTGACTTGCCCTCACAAGGTGATGGAGCAGGTATCACTGCCCCAGGTTTCTTTACCATCCCCAGCCATTTGTGCAGAAGCTACAAATCTACAGCTGCTAACCTAAAAATGAGTGGGGGGCAAGAGACCAAAAACACAAATTTATTCAGCATGGAGCTAGCAGGAACCAGGCCCTAAGCTCAGCAAttccaaccccccccgccccccccaacacacagacCCAgcacaggcccccccccccagctcaattcaccacacacacacctcaggcTCAGCTACCCTCACACTTAGCCCCGCTCACCCATTCCCCTGCCAAACACACCCAATACACCACTGGGCTCAGTACCCCACACCCACAatacactgcccccccccgcaacaCCCCAGTACACCGCTGGGCTCAGTCCCgttcccccccaacaccccagtACACCGGTGGGCTCAGACCCCCTGCAACAACACACTGGactcagacccccccccccccgccaaaaccCTAGTACACCGCtgggctcagccccgccccccacaataCACCACTGGGCTCACCCCAGTACACGCAAGGCCCGCCTCCCAAAGCACCGAGGGGCAAAGCCCCTCCTCGCTCACCCATACACCCCTGTGCGCTCAGCCCCGCCCGgctcagctcccccccccccacgctatgttcaccccccacccccgctcgcCTCAGGCGCTGCTCCGGTCTCCAGTGTTGCCATGGAGACAGGAACACTCCACAGTACTCTGCCGGTCGCCCGGGCGCCGCCCTTCTCTGACCGGTTTcaccctggggggggggggggtagggaagctcttcccctgcccccacagcagggtgGTATCACCCGCCTGGGACCAAACAGGCACTAGGCCCCGCCTGCCTAGCCCGGGCTCTGCCTCTGGGGGAAGGTGGTGCTACCTCCCGGCCACGCCCCCAATTTGAAAGCAAGTGCAGGGAgcccggtgttgggggggtggccaGCTCTGCAAGGAGCTTTGCCTGGCCCCTGGTGGCCTCGCTGAGCTAAGGTCCTGCTCCCAGAGGTCTCCACCCACTGAGACTCTCAACTGGAATCAGGGGCTGGGTGCttgaaggggaggggaaggggggacaCTAAACAGGAACCATcccatgctgccctgcccctacaggggcaggggaaggtccTGAGTAGCACAGCATGGGAACTAATGCACCATAACATCCCATAGGTGTAGACTCTAAGGCCAGAGGAACCAACAAGATTGTTGGGCCTGGCTTCTTCCACACTGCCGGCCACAACCTTTTGCTTAGTTACTGGAGTCCTCAATTCTTGATTTCATCCCTTGAAGTCACAGAGTCTCCCCACCCGGATCTATACCATTATACCATAATATCATCATACCTGTCTACTTCATAAACTCATTAAGCTTAGTCTCAAGACAAGCTAGTTTCTGCCCAGCCCTACGTACTCCAGTTGAAAGGCAGTTCCAGATCTTCATGATTAGAAACCAGTCTTTGCTATTGTTTGCCCATAGCATCTCTGCTAGCTGTGCAGTCCTCCTCAGCTAAGAATGGCACTATATGAGAATATAGGAGCAATACTCCCTTGATAAGGGAAAAAGACCAGACATCCTAAAGACTTTTCCAGGTCAGATCATGGTACAAGAAAATCTACTTTTCTTATTCTGCTTTTACCCTTTAACTTTGCCTCTTTTGTACCACTTTTAACTATGTGTTAGTAGATCTCATTCTCAGCAATAATAGCACAGTGCTTACACAAAGCTACCTGCACCAGCTTCTCTCGTTCAAATCATATTTTGAAACACCAGTACTAAGGTAGGTAGTCCAATCAcccagtgcagcagccagcaATCATGTGACAATGTAATTGGATGAGTTATTTGTGCAGTCCCGCAGGTAGGCAAGATGCTTTACAAACAAGAGTAACAAATCTCTGCTCAAAGGAGTTTACCAAAATGAAACTTTTGAACCCAGGACTACAAATCAAAGACCTGAACGCTCTTCCTTTAAGCCATCCACCAGAACAACTTGCAGTAGTAGAAGGAAACGGACAAAATCTTACTAAAAATAAATGCATACTACCTAATACTATTTCACTCACGCACATGGGAAGGGGGGAATGCTTAACACAAAACACACCAGGAGACTTTGCTTTAAAAGTAAATCAAGTAAGCACTTTAATTTACACAAGAGAAATTTgtacatgagtggggggttctCTGCATTTGGTAAACAGAAATTGTAGATGCAGTTATCAGGAAACACAGAAAAAGAGTTTGGGTACTCCCAAAGATTTTCGCATTCTAATGTATTAGAAAGCACCTAATTCAGAGCCAAATGTTAGCTGTTTTCCAAACATGTATCTATTAAATGCATACATACaggtaagaaaaaaaatgatctcACTTATTCCACTTGATCTAAATTATGTTGTACTCACCTCTCATTACTGCTGGGTATATTGAGTCCTTTACTCCACAAATGCCTCTGACAGCAGAGTAtttgggggtaggggcaggggcagaggggaaagCAGGTTAAACTACCTGATTTCTTACACAAAGGAATGTTCAAACAAAGCAGCTcagtttatttttctgtttaaacaAAGCAGCTCAATTTAGATGATGACTCCTCTGAAGTAGCTATTTGCTGGGAAGGTTGCACtatttgtagtagtagtagttaggGCAGAGAAGGAACCTTGGCTAGCAGACAAAAATCTAGTCAGAACTCAAGTTCCAGAGGAAATGTAAAAAGACAGAATTTCACTCCTACAATGAGTGTCAGTACCATGAAAGGTACAGTTTCTATGATTGTTTTATACCACAGGTGTGCAGTGACTGATTTATTCTCACTAGGAGCTAACTACAGTCAGAGTGGGAAAGCTGGATCAGTGGTACCAGGAGATTCACAGAACCAGAATTTTCGTTTAGATGAATTCTTCCCATTCACACACAACTCATGGTCCAGTTAAATGCTAGAAGAATCAATATCCAGAGTTACTCGTTCTGAATACACCAGTTCTGTGAAAACAAGTattggttcagaaaagggaatgcAGAGTTAGCCCGTCTTAGGCTATCGGATTCCAGCTGCcagattgtcctcctttcctgctattttgaaatatttataatGCAACTTTTTGCAAATCAAAGCAACTGTGTATAACTGGCAAAAAGACGTAACTTCCCTTGCCTGCTTCTGAGCCAAACCATTATTACCTATTTCCCCCAGTTTTCTGTTGTATAACTTAagcaaaaaatatatttttgctaaTCACAGGTCATTTTTGTCCTACTGATTTTTTGGGATTCACTGTGATCGGAACAAATGATTTGCAGCTATTATCATAATTTTCACACTGAAAATCCCCTTCCAAGCAATATGATATAAAACCTGCAGGAAGCAGCTCAAACAGCCAACTCCCACATGAAGTGGAAGAGTAAAAAGTCTGCAGTATGGTTATATTGACAAATCTAGAGCAACATGTCTTTCCCATAGCTGCTTTGGGCTTCCTTTCAGCTCTACAACAATTGGAGCTTGTTCCCAAAAGCACAAGCAATGTCTCTCATCCTTTACACTTAGGAAATTCTGTAGAAAAGACAGTTTATCAAAACAGAATTAAATTACAGTGGCTTCCTACAACCATAAACCCATCCCTTGCACTCAACTTTCATATAACATTGGTATAACCCCTTGGTAtaacatttaaaattttgaagtgATCCTTTGCCAAAGCCTTTTAATCACTAATTTCTGTGCTTTCATccttaaaaatgtttgttttacagtgtacactgaaaagaaaacaaaattaatgtcGATGAAGTCTCCACCTTTCAGTGAAGAAAGTCACTGCTATTACATAAAGAAGATACCCAAGGAGAATAATGAATGTGCAGGCAAGCGGTCCAATGCAGAACCAAGATGCAATGAAGTACATCATGAACCAGGAAAGAAGAGTCCTGTAGCTAGCCAAAAATCTCAGACTGATCCTTGGTCGCCGAGAACATCCTGATCTTTGTTTCAGTGCAGGGCTATGCCTGACCTTCTCTGCAAGGGATGGGTTGGTAAGATGATAGCGACACAACATGCCAGTAAAGTCTTCCCTGGAGCAGAGACTCTCCATTTGATCAGCAAACTAAGGTAAGACAAATATAAGTCAGTAACAGGACAAGTAACatgtaaacaaaaattaaaatgtggATATTAAGTTCACactgaaaaattgtttttatttgtattaaggGTTCAGGAAAGAGGATTACAGCAATTCTAACTCAGAAATCATAAAAGTCTCTCAAAATTTAAGATTATTCCAACACACATTTACATTTGTATTGTAGTAGTTCTGCTCATTTAGTATCAGTGGTACAATGCACTAAACCAAGAGAAGGAAAAATGGAACAGTTATGTCTTAAATCTTATGTCAGGATAAAGTGGAGAGAGAACTAACTGTCCAGTTGTAAGGCAGATCTTGAAGGAATaacaggcaggaggaggaagaaataaAAGGGATTAATCCTTTTCCTgtttattttgacaaatagggaCTTTTGGCAACTAGTGTGTGCAAATATAATCCCATGAAGGATATACCTTCTATCGCATCGACTATGAACCATATATGCCAGTGTACTGACCCTTTCTGATTTTGAGAGAACACTGTGACATTTACAACTCTCGAGCAATAGGAAAAAAGTGATTCCAAGCTAAAAGAACAGCCTAGAACGAAAGAAAGAATATCTGCAAACTCAGGCAGAAATCACATAAGCATATATGGCAAGTGTGTAGGATATAGAGAATAGGAATATGTAACTGAAAAGAGAAAGACGACATCTCACTGCACTTACTCTTTGATTAATTGCTGAGGATAACTGGAACAACAGTCGCACTAAAGGGGCATTTTCATAACTTCTAATGGGCTGAAGCTCAGTATCTCCTTGGTACTCAACCTCAAACCTGCGTAAACCATTTATGATCTACGAACAAGAAAGGAAATCACATACTTTATAGCTCAAATTTGAAATGCATTTAAACTGGTATCTTTCCTCCCATCCCTGACAAGCTATTTCTTTTGATGTAGAGGCACATGCTCTGCTTTCTTTAACAGCAGCTCAGTAAGTACTGGGTTGGAAGCTTTCCCTCTTACCTGATACCTGCCAAGAGGCGTAAGAATTAGTCCATCCTCACTCTCAATGCAGTCCGGAATTTGCTTCTTTCCATTCTCAGCCTGAGCTGCTCCACAGTTCAGCATCAGTTGACTCAGCTGGGCTTCATTCAACTAGTCAAAAAGAACAATTACATAGTTATTCAGTTTTACCACCTTTTTCTGTTCTATTTCCCCATTCACCAGCTCCTGTGCAGTCTCTGATAACCacataggatatgtctacacagcaacattattctgaaataagctatgctgGAAGAATTATTCTGGgacagctcattttgaaataacactgctgcacacaaaatgcatttcaaaatagcacttaactatttcaaaatacagcctctACAGACGatagagactattttgaaacagacacaTTGGACATACTATgacttacttcgaaataggctctattccctgtctacacagcccgtTTTGATacaggcgctattccttgtgcaatgaggtttacctatttcaaaataagctaactACTATATTGAAACagtggttgcgttgtgtagatgctagcaaagttatttcaaagtaatggtttatattttgaaataactttgccgtggAAATGTACCCACAGTCAGTGACTGACTACGCAAGAAGTACTGAAAACAGCCCATTTACCAGCCTATAATAGAAATTAGAAAATAAAGGGACTACTACTTAATTGTTTTCATCAAGTGACAAGCTCTGGAAGACAGGAGAATTTTTGGCTCAGTACATCCTAGCCTCCCCCTGGTTGCCGTTTAGTTCTATTTTCTCCCAGCCATGTGCAAGAGAACTTATACAAAATCTCTTTGCTTCCTTTCAGCTCAATAAAAGAGGCAGCCACCATCTAGTATCCTCTATTGGCTTTATCAGTTGGCACACACTTCCTTTTGCATTTCCATAGCACCTTACATTAGAAGGTCTTGAAGTGCTTTAAAACACTAAGCCATAAAATGCCCCTTGATAAGCAAGAAAAATATGGGATTTTTCAAAGTGGCCACTTATTGCAGGTACCTAATTTCAGGTGGCTTTTGGGCTTGACAGCGTGAAACACCTGCAACTCTAGCAATAGTCTAGCAGTTTACAGGCACTCAGCACCCCGGgggtaaacttaaaaaaaaaaaacgtagtGTCTTGAGATGAgcacaaaaagtttaaaaaaaaaaaatcaaggcaccCAACATGAGTGGCCACTTTTGACAAGGTtggcctaagtgacttgccaattATCACACTGCAAGTAAGTGAGAAAGCTGGAAGTATATTGCAAGAATCCTGAGTCCCATTCATACTACCTCCCAGTGAAAGCACGTGGAAGGAATTACATACCCGAAAGATCTGGCATAAGTACTCCTGGGCTTTCTCCAAATATTCATCTGTTTTTTTGATGCTGTCTTGCCCAATTTCATCTAGGTCATTGCCTGTATAGGAACCGTTCATGTCAGAAGGGCCAAACCTAAACCAGGACAGGAAGGACTGACTTGCCAAGGTCTCCGCAGAGTGGTCTGATATGGTTTTGGCTGTTTGCTGGGCCTGGCCTATTAACTGGGCCAGCCTTAatacctgaaaaataaaatataggaTGACCACTAAATAGAATAAAGGACACAAGTCAGCAGTAAGAACAGAACTAGCACCCCCTTAGCTGACATGGACTTGTGTTGGTAGCAGTCATATGCCCTATTTCCAAGAGAGTAAAAGAAGTTATGGCAGCTGGGGCACACAGGGGAATATGAATGACCCTCAGCTGCCTTTGAGATGCATCTTCCTTCAGTTCTTTAGCCTGCTGCTCAGAGAGAAATCCTCTCCCTCTGCTACGCCATTTTTAATGGACTCGCTGCTGGGTATTGATTATTAACACTATGAATCAAAAATATACAGTCATTGCTGAGAGATGAAACAAGTAGATGCCCATAGCAGATTTCTCCAGAGCAGAAAGCCTCGTCCAGCCCACCCAACCCTGTAAGGCTGGAAAGCCGCCtgtacatttatattttaatactTGTTATGGACTTTCCAAACTGATTCTACAGCCACCACCAACTCTGATTTACCCTCTGTGTTTAAACAGCAAAATTTTCTTGCCCATCTTACATGACAAAGCAAATATTCAATATAGATTCATTCCCTCACAATAACATTAAAGAACTTACACAGAGCAAGTAAGCAAGATCATTGCTTACCAAATTCCTGACTTCTGGACCAAACATCTGCTTGTACTGAGAGTCTTGTCCTTCCAGACAGTAAACATGACTCTTCACCTTAAATGAGGCATCTGTGATTGCTGGAGGCCATGACGACAAAAAGCTCCCACCAAGAGTAGGGCTCATGAAAATTCGGTGTTGACGGTGAGGGATAACAAGCTCTGGCTCTAGGAATAACTGTTCCCCTAGAAATTGGCATAAGATGTTGTGGGGTGGAGAAGACTAGGTTACATCTTCCTTCTCATTTGGGACTCTAGCAATGCAATTTTCAACCCTCTTTGTAACAAGGTTGATAGGTTATCATCATTACTACAGTGGTGGATCTAAAAGTCTATAGAAACATACTACATTGTAGGCCATGATTACTTGTTGGAAAGAGTATTATGGTCTCCACACCTGCCCAGCTGAGAACATTCTATCTCCTAAACTTTTTGCTGCCCAAAttctcctgccccccaaccaaacctttcctccctcttcccaaCCCCCAATACTCTCAATATGCAGCTTTCAATATTCTTAGAACTGATATCTAGAACATGGAGTGCAAGTTCTTGCTGACTAGCCATCTTGTTGAATTCTGAATAAACACAAATTCCTGAAGGGCATTACAAAGTTTTAATTCTGAGTTAATTAATAACCAAATACCACAAACGAATAGGAGTCAGAGAGGTTGATgaataaaaattaagaaaaaaaagaaaaaaaaacttatatatatgtatgaaACCAACACTGTAAATAGGAGCAAAGACATCAGATCACTGAACTTCATTGTCCCATGAGGCAGAAACCGAATCCTCCAATTCACATTTCTTTCTGGGGCAAAAGAGTCACCATGGAACAGACCAGGATACAAAACTGCATGGAGGCAACATGGTATTCATTTACCTTTCTGGATCATTTCAGCGAGGTTGGGCTGAGCAAAGACCTTGGCTACTCGGAACACCATCAGGGCATTTTTAGGGCTGACCAAATCTGTGCGGAGAGCTCTGTTCAGAAAGCCTACAAATAGTTTGGTGTACATCAGTAGGTTCTCTTGAATGAAGGGAGCCCTGTTAAAGTAAAGTGGGTTTACAAATACAGCTATTAAAGTAAGTATATTCAGTCTTCTGCCAAATATATAATCCCACAGAACACATTTTAGACTATCACCTGGAATGATCTCATCCTTTCCATTTACAATAAAGACCAGAGAATGTCCCTCCTTACTGAAAAGCTTTAGTTACCAGTAACAATCTCTGACTTTGTGCTGGCAGATATCTACTTGCATAGATGTGCAATGGAAGGACTTCAGAGGCAAGCTGAAGCCTGAGGCGTGGTTTCTATCTAAAGCGCTGACTTCACTGCCTCCTGTAAAAGTATCCATGAACCAGAGAAACTGGTGCTGCTGCTTCATGATGCCCACCCTCCCTGCTAATGGATTTTGCCACCATAGGTCTTAGAGAAGAAGGCAGTACCTCAGAACAGTTGGTAAAGtcaatgcacagtcaacttgtggaagtTATTGCCAGGGAATGCTGTAAAGGCCAAAACtacagcagggtttaaaaaagctagataaattcatggaggataggtctataaGACAAGATGGTTAGGAATGCAAAGCTATCCATGTTGGAGCCACCAAGAGGGACTTTGTTGAATATATGAGAGATGGAAAGAGAAAGACACCAATGAGTCTACCCAGAGGAAACAATGAACAGGGCTTATGCTTGTCAATACAACCATAGGCCAAAGAAACACTTCTAttcatgtcagggtgacagatatGCCATCTTTGTTCTCCCTCAGCAGGAAGGCTCGTCTGGCACGTGCTGTACAAAGCATGCTACTTAGAGTAACATGTCAGGAGGAACCAAATGGGGTAAACTAGGAAAGCAGTTCTCAGCCTTTTCCACTGGGTGACCCCACTTAGCAATAAAGCAGGAGGGTGCACGGTCATAAACCCACAGTTCAGAATCCACAAACTACATACTTACACAGAACAACATTTACAACTCTGCCTTCAAGAATTTCACATGCAACTTTCTGATAGTTACTAAATATTGAAGTCAGAATTAGAGTGACCTGAAGATTCTGCTTAAGAATATCTCTCTGTTTACCATTTCTCCGATACACTACGAGGCTGAGGCTCTGTACTCTGAAGTGGCTTCTCAGGAGCATATCTCCAGGGCTGCAAGTAACTTAACCACATCTCCAGCACCTGAAGCAAAAACAGAAATATCAATTCAACCGAAGGAAAATACTTTTCCTTGGCTGTTTTGTTAAGTTTGGACAATAACACCCGCTTTCTTAATGTCACCAAAAGGCTTCAGGAATGAAAATTTCTTGCAAAAGTCTTCTCCCCGAAAAACAAGTCTTTGGTAATCATGTACCCTTTCAGCAGAACTGATGAGTATTAAATGCTCAATAAGAGTccattaacaaaatattttagaaaataccTGGTTGCATTGAACAAGCAGTTCACTCTTTACAATAATGATCAGATGAAAGAGTGCACAAGCGGCTGTCACAGGAACAAAGATGCATTCACCAATCACAATGATGCACTAGTATTGGTGTATGCAGCGCTGGGCCCAATATaccagagagacaagatgggtgagaaaGAGGGAGACCATCCATCCCGCTTTAGCCAACAATGTccctttttttagctccctggagagcatcctgacttttcttttaaaaaaaaaaaacaggctaattgCGGGTTaagcctgcttgaagcagggggccagactagatgacctcctgaggtcccttccagccctgtgattctgtcctgtatgttgcaaagcagggacctgaattttaaagaaacAGCTCTTTAAGCAGCAGGGGCCATTTGTTTAAAAGGCCGGCTGCAGGTGGTCGACAGGTGCTTTAAACGGATTGTTTAAacatgctgttgccagcagcccctggcatgttggagggtgtggggtgaaggaggggcaaggggatcaggctgcctggctgctgtgagcactctgctcacactgcctgagaagtCTGAGAGAGGTAGCCGGTTTAGTCTGTatcattgcaaaacaaaaaaagcagtcctgtagtaccttaacgactaacaaaattattttttagtgataggctttcgtgggacagaccctgttcttcagatctggagactcctgttaactgataactgagagggacagaatttaaagaaaaagctaggaaacaaaaatgaaagaaaaacaaactgatAAACCAGCTAGGTAAGGCAGAAGGAAGGGGAGCaagaaagggaggagaaaaaaaaatcctctgaaaagatccttccccacccaccccacttccTTCTGCCCTCCCTATGGGCTGAATAGTGTTTCGTGTTACTGATTTTTCAGTCCTTCCTCTCCAGTACAGCAGTGGTCACTCACACAAAAAACTAGTGGGCAACATGGGATAACTCTTGGCTCCACTGAAGCTAATTGAAACACTGATTTCAGCTGAACTAAGATTTTACCCCAAGAGGCTTTCCAGTGGGCTGTTCTGTCCTATCCACCATACCGCAAACATGGCAACATACCTGATCAACCATGTCACTTCCCCCAAAGAAGAAGAATGTATCTTTAAGACATCTTAACTTAAGAGATTAAAGCGACAGTTCTTCTCCAAGTCTAGTAGTTACAACATGATTAGAACATATTATTCAATAGGACAAATATATTCATACAGGTTCTCTGTAACAAGAATAACATGTTTTAAACCAGTGATCATTTCCATAAAGGAAAGAGAAATGAATCATCACCACACATTTTCGCCTGTACGTAAGAATCCCTCTTCACTCATCTTTGATACACTTTGTTTCTAACTCTAGTTTTAACATATGTTTATTTCCCTCCTCCTGAAAAATATATCATAAACAAGGAACAATTTGACAGTAGTTTTATCACTGCATCCAGGCCAACATTTTATTAAACACTAACTCTGATTTTGTACTGAGCCAGAAGATATAGGCGGATACATACAGCTCTGAAAGAGGCATCCAGAGGCCAGTGACTAAAGCAATGCTGCAGGAAGACATAGAGCTTTTGCTGGACAAACCGAGGAATCACAACTCTGCAATGAGATTCAGACACAAAGATGTGAATAGACAAAAAAATAAATCATAGAACtcgaagggacctccagaggtcgttgagtccagtcctTTCCTCTCAaggcaggacttatcaccatccctgacagattttttttgtttaatctaaTCTGCCTCAGACCCTTGAAagggcccctcaaggactgaactcctTGAAAGGGCCCCTTAAGGACTgaactgggtttacaaggccaatgatctaaccactgagatatccctcctCCAATAATAGCTAATAAAGTAATACACCTGACATTTAATACAGAAGCAATGAGTTTTGACGTTTTTTCCTCAGTTTAAGAAAAAGACGATATATAAGTAAGTCAGAAGAGCTCTAATCCTGATGCACACAACCTGCTATTCCAGAGCCAAATCCAACTCAAGTATCTCTAAGGTGTATTTAGGTGGAATTTCTCTCTGGCATAGTTTCAGCAACACAACTTTCTCTTCAACAGACACTGATCTGCACATGTCCTTTGCAAATAAACATACAGAAATTATTTTTGCACCAGTCCGACTGCTCTTCTAAACTGGTTTCAACTATGCTCTGTTCTCAGAACAGATGTTAGCACCTCTAAAGCAGTTtaatcccctcctcctcctctaaaAAAGCAGAAACAGTTTCCATGGAGGACACATTCTTGATTGGAAGCTAACTACTTCCTTCTCCTGATCTGGACTCCAGCCCAAAGTGCAAGAAGAGTGTAAAAGTAGGCTCTAGTCCTCCTAATAAAGCAATTTCTGACTTAGCATCTCAAAAACTTGCTTTCAAGCACTCAACAAAAGCCAAATTGCCAAGGTATTTATTGATTAGTGTTCTGTATGCTCAAAAAGCAGAGTGACAGTATAGCTACCTCTTAAATTCCTCCAATGGGCTGGTTGTATGAGAATGGGCTGAAGGCGAGAGGGGTTCTGGTTTCAGGCTGTTGGCAAAAGCGTGTAGATGCTTCACAAGCAGTCTTATCACTAACACGTGCTCCTCTGTGGGTTTAAATGACTCCTGGATTCAAAGCAACAGGCAAAAATATTGAGTTTTATTTATTAACTTTCCATGAAGGAACTTAGCACAAAGATATATTCATATCAGACGTTTAAACAGAACAGGATTGTCTCTAAATGTTTAGTACTGCACAACCTGATTTAAACAAATTATTTCTCCAAGAGAACAAGTTGCCTCACAGCTCTGCCTTCAACAGGTCACTAACAAATACTAAAATACTTTTATTCATTGTGGGAAATAAGTTTATGGTTTATCACAATTTGCTTCAAGTTATGGTAACCCCTAGAGAGCAGTAACAGAACATCACTAAGCAAGTTTTACTTTAACATAGACCCTCACAGGAA
This window harbors:
- the SMPD4 gene encoding sphingomyelin phosphodiesterase 4 isoform X1, whose translation is MAVPHLQQPSFLLASLKADCMNKPFAQRCHDLEIVIEDFPAKELHAIFPWLVENIFGSLDGIIIGWNLRCLHGRANPTEYAIALDFLDPSGPMMKLVYKLQAEEYRYEFPVSYLPGPVKASMQERVLPECSLYYNKVQFPPSGGLGSNLALNPFEYYMFYFAISLITQRNSPTTHHVSPSNSAYFSLVDTYLKWFLPTEGSVLPPPSSNPGGAIPSPAPRSPAVPFMSYGMHHTSLLKRHIAHQPSVNADPASQEIWRSETLLKVFVEMWLHHYSLEMYQKMQSPHVKLEVLHYRLSISSTHHSSPAQSGYQALHAYQESFKPTEEHVLVIRLLVKHLHAFANSLKPEPLSPSAHSHTTSPLEEFKRVVIPRFVQQKLYVFLQHCFSHWPLDASFRAVLEMWLSYLQPWRYAPEKPLQSTEPQPRSVSEKWAPFIQENLLMYTKLFVGFLNRALRTDLVSPKNALMVFRVAKVFAQPNLAEMIQKGEQLFLEPELVIPHRQHRIFMSPTLGGSFLSSWPPAITDASFKVKSHVYCLEGQDSQYKQMFGPEVRNLVLRLAQLIGQAQQTAKTISDHSAETLASQSFLSWFRFGPSDMNGSYTGNDLDEIGQDSIKKTDEYLEKAQEYLCQIFRLNEAQLSQLMLNCGAAQAENGKKQIPDCIESEDGLILTPLGRYQIINGLRRFEVEYQGDTELQPIRSYENAPLVRLLFQLSSAINQRFADQMESLCSREDFTGMLCRYHLTNPSLAEKVRHSPALKQRSGCSRRPRISLRFLASYRTLLSWFMMYFIASWFCIGPLACTFIILLGYLLYVIAVTFFTERWRLHRH
- the SMPD4 gene encoding sphingomyelin phosphodiesterase 4 isoform X2; the encoded protein is MAVPHLQQPSFLLASLKADCMNKPFAQRCHDLEIVIEDFPAKELHAIFPWLVENIFGSLDGIIIGWNLRCLHGRANPTEYAIALDFLDPSGPMMKLVYKLQAEEYRYEFPVSYLPGPVKASMQERVLPECSLYYNKVQFPPSGGLGSNLALNPFEYYMFYFAISLITQRNSPTTHHVSPSNSAYFSLVDTYLKWFLPTEGSVLPPPSSNPGGAIPSPAPRSPAVPFMSYGMHHTSLLKRHIAHQPSVNADPASQEIWRSETLLKVFVEMWLHHYSLEMYQKMQSPHVKESFKPTEEHVLVIRLLVKHLHAFANSLKPEPLSPSAHSHTTSPLEEFKRVVIPRFVQQKLYVFLQHCFSHWPLDASFRAVLEMWLSYLQPWRYAPEKPLQSTEPQPRSVSEKWAPFIQENLLMYTKLFVGFLNRALRTDLVSPKNALMVFRVAKVFAQPNLAEMIQKGEQLFLEPELVIPHRQHRIFMSPTLGGSFLSSWPPAITDASFKVKSHVYCLEGQDSQYKQMFGPEVRNLVLRLAQLIGQAQQTAKTISDHSAETLASQSFLSWFRFGPSDMNGSYTGNDLDEIGQDSIKKTDEYLEKAQEYLCQIFRLNEAQLSQLMLNCGAAQAENGKKQIPDCIESEDGLILTPLGRYQIINGLRRFEVEYQGDTELQPIRSYENAPLVRLLFQLSSAINQRFADQMESLCSREDFTGMLCRYHLTNPSLAEKVRHSPALKQRSGCSRRPRISLRFLASYRTLLSWFMMYFIASWFCIGPLACTFIILLGYLLYVIAVTFFTERWRLHRH